From a single Arachis hypogaea cultivar Tifrunner chromosome 3, arahy.Tifrunner.gnm2.J5K5, whole genome shotgun sequence genomic region:
- the LOC112789406 gene encoding E3 ubiquitin-protein ligase UPL3 codes for MRSVGTRSEPVDINNLEEYISLVVDATVKTGITRQMEAFKAGFNQLLSTAANASSNGNGPSESADNDLPSVMTCANYLKLPPYSTKEIMSNKLLYAINDG; via the exons ATGAGATCTGTTGGTACACGAAGTGAACCG GTTGACATTAATAATTTGGAGGAGTATATATCTTTAGTGGTTGATGCAACTGTCAAGACTGGGATCACACGTCAAATGGAAGCATTTAAAGCAGGATTCAACCAG CTTTTGTCAACTGCAGCCAATGCTTCGTCTAATGGGAATGGGCCTTCAGAATCAGCAGATAATGACTTGCCAAGTGTGATGACATGTGCTAATTACCTGAAGCTTCCTCCTTATTCTACCAAG GAAATTATGTCCAATAAGCTACTCTATGCAATCAATGACGGCTAG